The genomic stretch GAGCTGTTGGACGACATCCGCCGACGGTTGAACCTCGCCATGCTGTTCATCACGCACGATCTGCGGGTGGCTGCCCAGGTCTGCGACACCATCGCGGTGATGCGCCGCGGCAAAATCGTCGAGATGGGCACCGCGCGCGAGGTGTTCACCCACCCGCGCGACGCCTACACCTGCAGCCTGCTCGACGCCATTCCGGGGAAGTCCTGGCACATCCCGGACGACCTGCAAAAAGTTCCGGCAGGAGCGCACTGAATGAAGGTCGCCATCATCGGGGCCGGCGCGGTCGGCGGCCTGCTGGCCGCACGGCTCAGCGCCACCGAGGCGGAGGTGACGCTGGTCGCCCGGCCGAACGCGGCATCCGCCATCCGCCGCAACGGCCTGACCATGGTGACGCCGCTGAACCGCGTCGCCCGGCTCACCCCGCGCGTCACCGACGACAGCCTGTCGCTCGGGCCGCAGGATCTGGTGTTCCTCTGCGTTAAGGCCCATGCGCTGCGCGGTACCATCGACACGCTGACGCCGCTGCTGGGGCCGGATACCACCATCGTGCCGATGGTCAACGGCATTCCCTGGTGGTATCCGCACCGCCAGCCGGAGCCGTTGGCCGACCGGCCGCTCGCCAGCGTCGATCCCGACGGGCTGCTGTGGCGCTCCATCGACCCCGACCGGGTGGTGGGGGCGACCAGCTTCGTCGCGGTGGAGGGTGACGGCCCCTGCCGCATCCGCCATGTCAGCGATCAGCGCTTCGTCTTCGGCGATGCCGGCGACCGGGATAACTCAGCGGTGGACCGCGTCGTCACGCTGTTTGGGCAGGCGGGCTTCCAGCCGGCGAAGACCACGGACATCCGGCAGGCGATCTGGGTGAAGCTGTGGGGCAACCTCGCCTTCAATCCGCTCAGCGTGCTGACCGGATCGACGCTCGGCCGGCTGTGCAACGACCCCGGCACGCGGGAAGCCGGCCGCGCCATGATGCTGGAGGCGAAGGCGGTGGCGGAAAGGCTGGGGGTGGTCTTCACCACCAGCGTCGACGAGCGCATCGCCATGGCCGCTGGTGTGGGCGACTTCAAGACCTCGATGCTCCAGGACTATGAGGCCGGTCGCCGGCTGGAACTGGACGCCATCCTGGGCTCGGTGATCGAGCTGGCGGACCGTACCGGCGTCGACGTGCCGATGCTGCGGGCGGTGCTGGCGATGGTCGATCTGCGGGCACGGGAAAGGCGCGAAGCGGCCTGACCGCTCCGCCGCTGCCTTCAACGAAAAATTCTGCGTGGAGTCTCCATGTCCCTCCCCTCCAATCTGCCCATCGACGGCCAGCGCCTGTGGGACAGCCTTGCCGCCATGGCGAAGATCGGCGCAACCGCGAAGGGCGGCAGTTGCCGCCTTGCCCTGTCGGACGAGGACAAGGCCGGCCGCGACCTGTTCGTCTCCTGGTGCGAGGCTGCCGGCTGCACGGTGACCGTCGACCGCATCGGCAACATCTTCGCCCGCCGCAAGGGCCGCGACGACAGCCTGCCCCCGGTGGTGATGGGCAGCCATCTCGACACCCAGCCGACCGGCGGACGCTTCGACGGCGTGTTCGGCGTGCTGGCGGCACTGGAAGTTGTCCGCTCGCTGAACGACCGCGGGGTGGAAACCCTGCACCCGGTGGAAGTCGCGGTGTGGACCAACGAGGAGGGCTCGCGCTTCTCGCCGCCGATGATGGGGTCGGGCGTCGTCACCGGCGTCTTCACGCTGGACGAGATCCTGGACAAGGTGGCGCAGGACGGCGCGCGGCTGGGCGACGAACTGGTCCGCACCGGCTATGCCGGCGAGGCGCCGGTCGACCATCCGATGCACGCCTACCTTGAGGCTCACATCGAACAGGGGCCGGTGCTGGAGGTCGAGGGCAAGGAGATCGGCGTCGTCACCGGGGCGCAGGGCCAGCGCTGGTACGAGGTGACGGTGACGGGCGTCGAGGCCCATGCCGGACCGACGCCGATGCGCCTGCGCCGCGACGCGCTGGTCGCCGCCTCGGCGATGGTGCAGGCGGTGCAGCGGGTCGGGCTGGAGACCGCGGGCGATCCTTGCGCCACCGTCGGCATCCTCGACGTCCACCCGCATTCGCGCAACGTCATCCCCGGCCGCGTCTTCTTCACCGTCGATCTGCGCCACCCGGACGCCGACACGCTGGCCGACATGGACCGCCGCTTCCGCGCCGCCATCGCGGAGATTGCAGGCCAGCAGGGCGTGGGCGCCGAGATCGCCGACTTCTGGCATTTCCCGCCGACGCCCTTCGCCAAGCCGCTGGTCGACCGGGTGCGCGAGGCGGCGGGCGGCTTCGACTTCAGCCATCGCGACATCGTGTCGGGCGCCGGCCATGACGCGGTCTATGTGGCGGGCAAGGTGCCGACGGCGATGATCTTCATCCCCTGCGAGGACGGCATCAGCCACAACGAGGTCGAGAACATCGCCCCCGCCGACGGTGCCCGCGGCGCCGCCGTGCTGTTCGAAACGCTGGTCGCCACGGCTGGAAAGCCCTGAGCCTGTCCGCTCTCCGGAGAGTTTCCCCATGAAGTTCGTCCATCACCCCGACGCCGCCCTGCACCGCCCCGCCACCTACTTCAACAAGGGCCTGCTGCGCGCCCTGCCGGAGAAGCCGGAGCGGGTCGGCGCGCTGGCCTCGCTGATCGAGAAGCGCGGCGAGACGTTGATCCTGCCCGACGATTACGGTTCCGCTCCCCGCGCCGCCGTGCACACGCCGGCCTATCTCGCCTTCCTGGAGACGGCGCACGCGCGCTGGGTGGCGGCGGGCGACATGGGCGACGTGGTGCTGCCCAACGTCCACCGGATGCAGGCGGCTCCCAACTATCCCACCGGCATCGTCGGGCAGGCGGGCTGGCACATGTTCGACACCGCCTGCCCGATCGGCGAGGGGACCTGGGCCGCCACATGCGCCGCTTCCAACGCCGCCATCCATGCGGCAAAGCTGGTCGCCACCGGGGCGGACAGCGCGGCCTATGCGCTGTGCCGGCCGCCGGGGCACCATGCCACCCGCGATATGGCCGGCGGTTTCTGCTACCTCAACCATGTCGCCATCGCGGCGGAGTCGGTGCTGCCGCTGCTGCGCGCCCAGGGACGGCCGGCGCGGGTGGCGATCATCGACGTCGACGTCCATCATGGCAACGGCACCCAGGACATCTTCTACGAGCGCGACGACGTGTTCTTCGTCTCGGTCCACGGCGACCCGGCGGAGTTCTATCCGCACATGGCCGGCTACGCGCAGGAACGCGGCATCGGGCGCGGTGAGGGCTACAACCACAATCTCCCCCTGCCCATCGGCAGCGACGAGGCGACGGTGTTGGCGACCATCGGCAAGGGCCTGGACGCGATCCAGCGCTTTGCGCCCGAGATGCTGTTCATCTCGCTGGGCTTCGACACCTTCATCAACGACCCGCTGGCCGCCTTCGGCGTCACCACCCCGGGTTTCGCCCGCATGGGCGCGCTGCTCGCCGCCACTGGCCTGCCGACGGTTCTGGTTCAGGAGGGCGGTTACGCCATCGATGATTTGTCGGCCAATCTGTCGAGCTTCCTGGACGGGTTTGAAGGCAAGACGGCAGCATGACCGCCGTCGCCGCCAGCGGCACCGGCCGCGATCCCTTCAAATACCTGCTGATCGCCGTCATCAGCCTGTTCTGGGGCCTGAACTGGCCGGCGGTGAAGACGATCCTGACACAGGTGCCGATCTTCAGCCTGCGCGCCATCGGCTTCACCGCTGGGGCGGTGCTGCTGCTGGGAGCGGCGCGGCTGGCCGGGCACCGGCTGCGGGTGGAGCGGGGGGAGTGGCCGGCGCTGGCGGCGGCGGGGCTGTGCAACGTGCTGGTCTTCAATCTCTGCACGGCGCTGGGCCAGAGCCTGATGGCGACCTCGCAGGCGGCCATCGTCGCCTTCACCATGCCGGTGTGGGCGACGCTGCTGGCGATCCCGCTGCTGGGCGAACGGCCGGGGCCGCGCCAGATCGTCGGGCTGGCCTGCGGGCTGTCCGGGCTGCTGGTCCTGCTGGGGCCGGAGGCGCTGTCGGCGCCCCCCTCCGCCCTGGCCGGGCCGGCGGTGATGCTGGTGGCGGCGGTGGCCTGGGCGCTCGGCACCATCGTGATGAAGCGCCGGGTGTGGCGCACCCACCCGATGGTCATCACCGGCTGGCAATATGTGCTCTGCGCCCTGCCGATGATCGGGCTGGCGGCGACCGAAGCCCGGCCGGCCCTGGCCGAGCTTCACCCGGCAGTCTGGGCCGGCTTCGCCTGGCATATCGTCTGTTCGATCTGCGTGGCGCAGGCGCTGTGGTACGTCACCGTCCGCCGCCTGACGGTCGGAGAGGCGGCGGTCAGCACCCTGTTGATTCCCGTGGTCGGGGTGGGCGGTGCCGTGCTGCTGCTGGGCGATCCGGTGACGCCGCGGCTGGCGGCGGCGCTGGTGCTGATCCTCGCCGCCGTCGCCTGCGTGCTGGGACCGAAGCCGGCCCGTCGCTGAACTTGCGGTCAGCCGAGCTGCCGCTCCACCCAGGCGGCGGCGCCGGACAGGCTGCGGAAATCGGCCACGGAGCGGACGGGCAGGTCGGGATGCCGCTCGGCGGCCATCCGCGCCAGCACGTTGCCGGGACCGGTCTCCAGCAGGACGGTGCAGCCCATCTCGATCAGCCCGTCCAGGCAGGCGGCCCAGGCGACCGTTTCCGCCATCTGGCGGGTCAGCGCCGCGACCGCCCGTTCGCGGGTGTAGACCGGGGTACCGTCGATACCGGCCAGAACCGGCAACGGTGGAGTCCGCAGGCCGCTCGCCGCCAGGATCGGGCCGAACTCCGCCACCGCGGGCGCCATGAGCAGGGTGTGCGAGGCGACGGTGACCGGCAGCGGCGTAACGGAGGCGCCCAGTGCCTGCGCTGCCCGCTCCACATCGTCCAGCACCGTCCGGTGCCCGCCGATGACGAAGCGGTCGGTACCGTTCTCGATGGCGATGTCGACACCCCAGTCGCGGCACACCGTCACCAGCCGCGCCCGGTCGAGCCCACGCACCGCCAGAAGCCCGCCGGGCTCGGTGTCGGCGCGGTCCATCGCCTCGGCCCGCCGAACCGCCAGGCGAACCAGCTCGTCGGCGTCGAGCGCCCCCGCGACATGATAGGCCGACAGCTCTCCCAGGCTGTAGCCGACGACCGCCCGCAGCGGCGGCAGATGCGGGCGCAGCGCCGCCCAGGTCGCCGCCTGGACCGCGCAGAGCAGGGGCTGGGC from Azospirillum sp. TSH100 encodes the following:
- a CDS encoding ACP S-malonyltransferase, giving the protein MSLGILCSGQGGQGPGMLEPLRREPAAQAVLDRAATVMGRDPGALVAGPEAEMQRNAVAQPLLCAVQAATWAALRPHLPPLRAVVGYSLGELSAYHVAGALDADELVRLAVRRAEAMDRADTEPGGLLAVRGLDRARLVTVCRDWGVDIAIENGTDRFVIGGHRTVLDDVERAAQALGASVTPLPVTVASHTLLMAPAVAEFGPILAASGLRTPPLPVLAGIDGTPVYTRERAVAALTRQMAETVAWAACLDGLIEMGCTVLLETGPGNVLARMAAERHPDLPVRSVADFRSLSGAAAWVERQLG
- a CDS encoding DMT family transporter — protein: MTAVAASGTGRDPFKYLLIAVISLFWGLNWPAVKTILTQVPIFSLRAIGFTAGAVLLLGAARLAGHRLRVERGEWPALAAAGLCNVLVFNLCTALGQSLMATSQAAIVAFTMPVWATLLAIPLLGERPGPRQIVGLACGLSGLLVLLGPEALSAPPSALAGPAVMLVAAVAWALGTIVMKRRVWRTHPMVITGWQYVLCALPMIGLAATEARPALAELHPAVWAGFAWHIVCSICVAQALWYVTVRRLTVGEAAVSTLLIPVVGVGGAVLLLGDPVTPRLAAALVLILAAVACVLGPKPARR
- a CDS encoding ketopantoate reductase family protein, yielding MKVAIIGAGAVGGLLAARLSATEAEVTLVARPNAASAIRRNGLTMVTPLNRVARLTPRVTDDSLSLGPQDLVFLCVKAHALRGTIDTLTPLLGPDTTIVPMVNGIPWWYPHRQPEPLADRPLASVDPDGLLWRSIDPDRVVGATSFVAVEGDGPCRIRHVSDQRFVFGDAGDRDNSAVDRVVTLFGQAGFQPAKTTDIRQAIWVKLWGNLAFNPLSVLTGSTLGRLCNDPGTREAGRAMMLEAKAVAERLGVVFTTSVDERIAMAAGVGDFKTSMLQDYEAGRRLELDAILGSVIELADRTGVDVPMLRAVLAMVDLRARERREAA
- a CDS encoding histone deacetylase family protein: MKFVHHPDAALHRPATYFNKGLLRALPEKPERVGALASLIEKRGETLILPDDYGSAPRAAVHTPAYLAFLETAHARWVAAGDMGDVVLPNVHRMQAAPNYPTGIVGQAGWHMFDTACPIGEGTWAATCAASNAAIHAAKLVATGADSAAYALCRPPGHHATRDMAGGFCYLNHVAIAAESVLPLLRAQGRPARVAIIDVDVHHGNGTQDIFYERDDVFFVSVHGDPAEFYPHMAGYAQERGIGRGEGYNHNLPLPIGSDEATVLATIGKGLDAIQRFAPEMLFISLGFDTFINDPLAAFGVTTPGFARMGALLAATGLPTVLVQEGGYAIDDLSANLSSFLDGFEGKTAA
- a CDS encoding Zn-dependent hydrolase yields the protein MSLPSNLPIDGQRLWDSLAAMAKIGATAKGGSCRLALSDEDKAGRDLFVSWCEAAGCTVTVDRIGNIFARRKGRDDSLPPVVMGSHLDTQPTGGRFDGVFGVLAALEVVRSLNDRGVETLHPVEVAVWTNEEGSRFSPPMMGSGVVTGVFTLDEILDKVAQDGARLGDELVRTGYAGEAPVDHPMHAYLEAHIEQGPVLEVEGKEIGVVTGAQGQRWYEVTVTGVEAHAGPTPMRLRRDALVAASAMVQAVQRVGLETAGDPCATVGILDVHPHSRNVIPGRVFFTVDLRHPDADTLADMDRRFRAAIAEIAGQQGVGAEIADFWHFPPTPFAKPLVDRVREAAGGFDFSHRDIVSGAGHDAVYVAGKVPTAMIFIPCEDGISHNEVENIAPADGARGAAVLFETLVATAGKP